The uncultured Methanobrevibacter sp. genome has a window encoding:
- a CDS encoding FumA C-terminus/TtdB family hydratase beta subunit, producing the protein MERKLNVPIKDEDLSQLKAGDVVYLTGNILTARDQAHKRLLEQGAPLDIEGAVLFHAGPIISEKEDGYEMVAIGPTTSMRMNPYQSDVLDMGPKIVIGKGGMDDTVREALKRNEALYVVATGGCAALYVDAVEEIESVDWLDLGMPEAMWNLKVKDFGPLIVAMDSHGNSLYD; encoded by the coding sequence ATGGAAAGAAAATTGAATGTTCCGATTAAAGATGAAGATTTATCACAGTTAAAAGCTGGAGATGTAGTGTATCTGACTGGAAATATTTTAACTGCACGTGACCAGGCACATAAAAGACTGCTTGAACAGGGTGCTCCATTGGATATTGAAGGTGCAGTCTTATTCCATGCCGGACCTATTATTTCTGAAAAAGAAGACGGATATGAAATGGTAGCCATCGGACCTACAACTTCAATGAGAATGAATCCGTATCAGAGTGATGTTCTGGATATGGGTCCAAAAATTGTCATTGGTAAAGGTGGAATGGATGATACTGTGCGTGAAGCATTAAAAAGAAATGAAGCCCTTTATGTTGTAGCTACTGGTGGATGCGCTGCTTTATATGTTGATGCAGTTGAAGAAATTGAAAGTGTGGATTGGCTTGACTTGGGAATGCCTGAAGCTATGTGGAATTTAAAAGTTAAAGATTTTGGTCCGCTTATAGTTGCAATGGACAGTCATGGAAACAGTTTATATGACTGA